The proteins below are encoded in one region of Syntrophotalea carbinolica DSM 2380:
- a CDS encoding aspartate ammonia-lyase, protein MSAYRTEKDLLGQLEVPEQALYGIHTVRALENFPLTGRKVSRALVHAFGAVKLACTRTNRELGCWPEPKAQALEDACTEMMEGRLDDHIVVDALQGGAGTSTNMNVNEVLANRALQLLDKPLGEYGTVNPLEDVNRHQSTNDTFPTALKVAAIQQLRLLEREVVALLEAFQAQEKALAHVVKIGRTQLQDAALTTLGREMSAYADAFARDRWRIYKCEERLRVVNLGGTAIGTGLAAPRQYIFKVVEKLRSITGLGLARAENLIDATQNVDAFVEVSGILKALATNLLKISGDLRFLSSGPDAGIGELSLPHRQAGSSIMPGKVNPVIPEAVSQAAMVVMSNDQTIAQACAMGHLELNPFLPLVADALLGSIDLLNHACSILRRFCVEQLEANEARCRQHVINSTASVTALVSLIGYQKATELAQQVATTGRGLRELAIEGGLVTAETFDELISPESVTRLGTPINKGPR, encoded by the coding sequence ATGAGCGCATATCGTACGGAAAAAGATCTTCTTGGCCAGCTTGAAGTTCCGGAGCAGGCATTGTACGGCATCCATACCGTTCGAGCTCTGGAAAACTTTCCCCTGACCGGAAGAAAAGTCAGTCGGGCTCTGGTTCATGCGTTTGGTGCCGTTAAATTGGCGTGTACCCGCACCAACCGCGAATTGGGTTGCTGGCCTGAACCCAAAGCCCAGGCCCTCGAGGACGCCTGTACCGAAATGATGGAAGGGCGGCTTGATGATCATATCGTCGTGGATGCTCTGCAAGGTGGTGCCGGAACTTCGACCAACATGAATGTGAATGAGGTTCTGGCCAACCGCGCCCTGCAGTTGCTGGACAAACCTCTCGGCGAATACGGGACGGTAAACCCTCTCGAGGATGTCAATCGCCATCAATCGACCAACGATACCTTTCCGACCGCCCTTAAAGTCGCTGCGATTCAGCAATTGCGGCTTTTGGAAAGGGAAGTTGTCGCCTTGCTCGAGGCCTTTCAGGCACAGGAAAAAGCCTTGGCCCATGTGGTCAAAATAGGACGCACCCAGTTGCAGGATGCGGCCCTGACCACCCTGGGTCGGGAGATGTCCGCTTATGCCGATGCTTTTGCCAGGGATCGATGGCGTATTTACAAATGTGAAGAGCGCCTCAGGGTGGTTAACCTCGGCGGGACGGCTATCGGTACCGGGCTTGCCGCCCCTCGGCAATATATTTTCAAGGTGGTGGAAAAACTCCGAAGCATAACCGGACTGGGTCTGGCTCGCGCCGAAAACCTGATCGATGCAACGCAGAATGTGGATGCCTTTGTTGAAGTCAGCGGTATTCTCAAGGCGTTAGCGACCAATCTGCTTAAAATTTCTGGGGACCTTCGGTTTTTATCCTCCGGTCCCGATGCTGGCATAGGGGAGCTGAGTCTGCCGCATCGACAGGCCGGATCCTCCATTATGCCCGGTAAGGTCAATCCGGTCATTCCGGAAGCGGTTTCCCAGGCTGCCATGGTTGTCATGTCCAACGATCAGACTATCGCTCAAGCCTGTGCCATGGGCCATCTGGAACTTAATCCGTTTCTTCCGTTAGTGGCCGACGCTTTACTCGGAAGCATCGATCTGTTAAATCATGCATGCAGTATATTACGGCGCTTTTGCGTGGAACAACTCGAAGCCAACGAAGCACGCTGCCGCCAACATGTCATCAATTCAACCGCCAGTGTCACCGCTTTGGTAAGCCTGATCGGATATCAGAAAGCCACCGAACTTGCCCAGCAGGTAGCGACCACGGGGCGGGGTCTTCGCGAGCTCGCCATCGAAGGCGGTCTGGTTACGGCGGAAACTTTTGACGAACTCATCTCTCCGGAGAGCGTTACCCGTCTGGGAACGCCCATAAACAAGGGGCCTCGATGA
- a CDS encoding PaaI family thioesterase, whose translation MQLSKTDSCFVCGGHNPMGIKASFQTDHDLLCAFSRVTLEEHFQGWGRIAHGGVLAALLDETCIYAAMGLGGQAVTAELQVRYRKPVPCGCEITLFGEVLSHRRRIVRVRSRLVVSGDICAEAEARLFIDRSSSQSPGIPPEQQ comes from the coding sequence ATGCAGCTCTCCAAAACCGACTCCTGTTTTGTCTGCGGTGGCCATAATCCCATGGGGATAAAGGCCTCCTTTCAGACCGATCATGACCTGTTATGTGCTTTCAGCCGTGTCACGCTGGAGGAACATTTTCAGGGGTGGGGGAGGATTGCGCACGGTGGTGTCCTTGCTGCGTTGCTCGACGAAACGTGTATTTATGCAGCCATGGGTCTGGGAGGACAAGCCGTTACAGCCGAATTGCAGGTACGTTATCGTAAACCTGTTCCCTGCGGATGCGAGATAACCTTGTTCGGGGAAGTGCTCAGTCATCGCAGACGCATTGTGCGTGTACGTTCGAGACTGGTGGTATCCGGAGATATCTGCGCAGAAGCCGAAGCACGCCTGTTTATCGACAGATCTTCATCTCAATCACCTGGAATTCCCCCCGAGCAGCAATGA
- a CDS encoding NINE protein, translating to MVQENTHSLVVGYILWIFGFIGAHRFYYGKPISGTIYFFTLGLFFIGWIVDLFLIPRMDRQADERFTAGRLDYNIAWLLLGFLGIVGIHRFYLGKWLTGLVYLLTGGIFGLGILYDFWTLNTQVSEINRLGS from the coding sequence ATGGTTCAGGAAAATACGCACAGTCTTGTTGTCGGCTACATTTTATGGATTTTCGGATTTATCGGTGCGCATCGGTTTTATTACGGAAAACCCATAAGCGGCACTATTTATTTCTTCACCCTCGGCCTGTTTTTTATCGGTTGGATCGTGGATCTTTTTCTCATCCCTCGAATGGATCGTCAAGCCGACGAACGGTTTACCGCAGGGCGTTTGGATTACAACATCGCCTGGCTTTTATTGGGATTTCTCGGGATCGTTGGCATCCACCGCTTTTATCTCGGCAAATGGCTGACCGGGCTTGTGTATCTGTTGACAGGCGGTATTTTCGGTTTGGGCATTCTTTACGATTTCTGGACCTTGAATACTCAGGTTTCTGAAATCAACCGTCTGGGAAGCTGA
- a CDS encoding DNA recombination protein RmuC translates to MGVLFAAMFLQRRSATDQQAFRQEAASIQAVLEERLAARSQEIASLLERLEKSQQERMRTAQALTAATASQASLETKLAEERKQAAEKLQLLNDAKEQMKLEFQSLAYRIFEDKSRNLVDQSRSNLDQLLHPFRAQLKDFEKKVDETYQREARERFSLRQEIVRLQECNQQIQTDAINLTNALKGQVKTQGIWGEIVLERILEQSGLHKGREYEAQGSFRDAQGRQLRPDIVVHLPENKDIVVDSKVSLIAYERYVNASEDEQRSLALRQHLTSLHSHIKLLQSKHYQALPGLRSLDFVLMFIPVEGAFMLALEEDETLFRKAFAQNVMIVSPSTLLLTLRTIQNIWRYEYQNQNAVEIARQAGNLYDHFVRFVNDLEKIGDLLEKTRQTYGQAHKRLTTGRGNLVRRAESLRQLGIQNSKVLSPIIRENARIDLDDTDAFSNEPAT, encoded by the coding sequence TTGGGTGTTTTGTTTGCGGCTATGTTTCTGCAGCGCCGTTCGGCGACGGATCAACAGGCGTTTCGTCAGGAGGCTGCATCGATTCAGGCCGTACTGGAAGAACGCCTCGCCGCGCGAAGCCAGGAGATTGCCTCGCTGCTTGAGCGTTTGGAAAAATCCCAGCAGGAGCGTATGCGTACGGCGCAGGCTCTGACAGCAGCCACTGCGAGCCAAGCCTCTCTGGAAACCAAGCTGGCAGAAGAACGGAAACAGGCCGCTGAGAAGCTTCAATTGCTCAACGATGCCAAAGAGCAGATGAAACTTGAATTTCAGAGCCTGGCATATCGTATTTTTGAAGATAAAAGCCGCAATCTTGTCGATCAGAGTCGTTCCAACCTCGACCAACTGCTGCATCCCTTTCGGGCGCAACTCAAGGATTTTGAAAAGAAGGTCGACGAAACCTACCAGAGGGAAGCCCGAGAGCGTTTTTCATTGCGTCAGGAAATCGTACGATTGCAGGAGTGTAACCAGCAGATTCAGACCGATGCAATCAACCTTACCAACGCCCTTAAGGGACAGGTCAAGACCCAGGGGATCTGGGGAGAAATCGTACTCGAGCGCATCCTGGAGCAGTCCGGGCTCCATAAGGGGCGCGAATACGAAGCGCAAGGCAGTTTTCGCGATGCGCAGGGCCGACAATTGCGACCGGATATCGTCGTGCATCTGCCGGAAAACAAAGATATTGTCGTTGATTCCAAGGTTTCCCTGATCGCCTATGAAAGATATGTGAATGCCTCGGAGGACGAACAACGCAGTCTTGCGTTACGCCAACATCTGACATCTTTGCATAGCCATATCAAGTTACTGCAAAGCAAGCATTACCAGGCGTTGCCGGGTCTTCGCAGTCTCGATTTTGTGCTGATGTTTATTCCTGTCGAGGGGGCCTTCATGTTGGCCCTTGAAGAGGATGAAACCCTTTTTCGCAAAGCCTTTGCACAAAACGTCATGATTGTCTCCCCCTCAACATTACTATTGACGTTGCGAACCATTCAGAATATCTGGCGCTACGAATATCAGAACCAAAACGCTGTAGAGATTGCCCGACAAGCCGGCAATCTTTACGATCATTTCGTACGTTTCGTCAATGATCTGGAAAAAATCGGCGATCTGCTCGAAAAAACGCGCCAAACTTATGGTCAGGCTCATAAACGGCTGACCACCGGGCGGGGGAACCTGGTTCGTCGAGCTGAAAGCCTGCGTCAACTCGGTATTCAAAACAGCAAAGTTTTATCGCCGATTATTCGGGAAAACGCCCGCATCGATCTTGATGACACCGATGCCTTTTCGAACGAACCGGCGACATAA
- a CDS encoding nitroreductase family protein — MFMELLRKRRSIRSFDQSPIEEEKIDLLVEALLRSPTSKGRHPWEFVLVTDPDIIANLASVKPKGAGFLARAPLCIVICGDPGVSDVWVEDCAVAATIVQLAAEDLGLGSCWSQIRRRQHQTGVSSSSVVRHQLGLPEHLEVASIIGIGYPLATIAAHGANDFADDKIHRNTYRNR; from the coding sequence ATGTTCATGGAATTACTGCGCAAGCGTCGCAGTATCCGCAGCTTCGATCAATCTCCGATTGAAGAAGAAAAAATTGACCTTCTCGTTGAAGCTCTGCTTCGTTCGCCGACTTCCAAGGGGCGTCACCCCTGGGAGTTTGTTCTGGTCACCGACCCCGATATTATCGCCAACCTGGCTTCGGTAAAACCCAAGGGCGCCGGTTTCCTTGCCCGAGCTCCGTTATGTATCGTCATCTGCGGCGATCCGGGTGTCAGCGATGTCTGGGTGGAAGATTGTGCGGTTGCCGCAACTATTGTTCAATTGGCTGCCGAGGATCTCGGGTTGGGCAGCTGCTGGTCGCAAATTCGTCGTCGGCAACACCAAACAGGGGTCTCTTCGTCAAGTGTGGTGCGCCATCAGCTTGGATTGCCTGAACATCTTGAGGTCGCGTCCATCATCGGCATAGGTTACCCCTTGGCAACGATCGCGGCTCATGGCGCCAATGATTTTGCAGACGATAAAATTCATAGAAATACCTACCGGAACAGATGA
- a CDS encoding NADH-dependent [FeFe] hydrogenase, group A6 — protein MSMMNITIDGKATQVPAGSTILDAAKKLDVHIPTLCFLQMDEMKFNNMTASCRICVVEVEKRRNLAPACATPVMDGMVVKTNTIRVLNARRSVLELMLSDHPKDCLVCAKSGDCELQNLAEYFGIREVGVAGAMSTYREDVSPSIIRDMDKCILCRRCETMCNDVQTCGVLSGVNRGFDAVVAPAFEMNLYDTVCTNCGQCTAVCPVGALVENDHTWKVIDAIADPEKVTVVQTAPAVRAALGEACGMEPGQSVTGKMAAALRRLGFDHVFDTDFAADLTIMEEGSEFLDRLQKFLDGDKNVRLPIMTSCCPGWVKFFEHQFPDMLDVPSTAKSPQQMFGAIAKSYYAEILGIPREKMVVVSVMPCLAKKYECSRPEFAVNGNPDVDIVISTRELGRLIKRMNIDFAKLPDEDFDAPLGASTGAAPIFGNSGGVMEAALRTAYELATGETLPAVEFEAVRTLTGVKTAEIQVGPHTLNVGVASGLGNARKLLEMVRNGEKQFHVIEIMACPGGCIGGGGQPYHHGDMEILAKRNQVLYNEDAGKELRKSHENPYIIELYEKYLGKPLSEKAHHLLHTHYFKRQQL, from the coding sequence ATGTCTATGATGAATATAACCATCGATGGTAAAGCTACTCAGGTGCCGGCGGGTAGCACCATACTGGACGCGGCCAAAAAGCTTGACGTCCACATCCCCACTCTGTGTTTCCTGCAGATGGACGAAATGAAATTCAACAACATGACGGCTTCCTGTCGTATCTGTGTCGTTGAAGTGGAAAAACGCCGCAATCTGGCTCCCGCTTGCGCTACTCCGGTCATGGACGGCATGGTTGTCAAGACCAACACCATCCGCGTTCTCAATGCCCGTCGCAGCGTTCTCGAGCTGATGCTTTCCGACCATCCCAAGGACTGCCTTGTCTGCGCCAAGTCCGGAGATTGTGAGCTTCAGAACTTAGCTGAGTACTTCGGTATCCGCGAAGTGGGTGTCGCCGGTGCCATGTCTACCTATCGCGAGGACGTTTCCCCGTCCATCATCCGCGATATGGACAAATGTATCCTGTGCCGCCGCTGCGAAACCATGTGTAACGACGTTCAGACCTGCGGTGTCCTGTCGGGCGTAAATCGCGGTTTCGATGCAGTTGTTGCTCCTGCTTTCGAGATGAATTTGTACGACACTGTTTGCACCAACTGCGGTCAGTGTACGGCCGTTTGCCCCGTTGGCGCCCTGGTTGAAAACGATCATACCTGGAAGGTCATCGACGCTATCGCCGATCCCGAAAAGGTCACCGTCGTTCAGACCGCTCCTGCTGTTCGCGCTGCATTGGGCGAAGCTTGTGGCATGGAACCCGGTCAGAGCGTTACCGGGAAAATGGCTGCTGCATTGCGTCGCCTCGGTTTCGATCACGTGTTCGATACCGATTTTGCCGCCGACCTTACCATTATGGAAGAGGGCTCCGAATTCCTGGACCGTCTGCAGAAATTCCTCGATGGTGATAAGAACGTCAGATTGCCTATTATGACGTCCTGCTGCCCGGGTTGGGTCAAGTTCTTCGAGCATCAGTTCCCTGACATGCTCGACGTTCCTTCGACCGCCAAATCTCCGCAGCAGATGTTTGGTGCCATCGCCAAAAGCTACTATGCCGAAATCCTTGGCATTCCTCGCGAAAAGATGGTCGTCGTTTCTGTCATGCCTTGTCTCGCCAAGAAATACGAATGTTCTCGTCCGGAATTTGCCGTTAACGGTAACCCCGACGTCGACATCGTTATCTCGACCCGCGAACTCGGTCGTTTGATCAAGCGCATGAATATCGACTTCGCCAAACTGCCTGATGAAGATTTCGATGCACCTCTTGGTGCTTCGACCGGTGCTGCTCCGATCTTCGGTAACAGCGGCGGCGTTATGGAAGCTGCTCTGCGTACCGCTTACGAACTGGCCACCGGCGAAACCCTGCCTGCAGTCGAGTTCGAAGCAGTTCGTACCCTGACCGGTGTTAAGACCGCTGAAATCCAGGTCGGTCCTCATACCCTGAATGTTGGCGTAGCCAGCGGTTTGGGTAATGCCCGTAAACTGCTCGAAATGGTTCGGAACGGTGAAAAGCAGTTCCATGTTATTGAAATCATGGCCTGCCCCGGCGGCTGCATCGGTGGTGGTGGTCAGCCTTACCATCACGGTGATATGGAAATTCTTGCCAAGCGTAATCAGGTTCTGTACAACGAAGATGCTGGTAAAGAGCTCCGTAAATCCCACGAAAACCCGTACATCATTGAGCTGTACGAGAAATACCTGGGTAAACCGCTCAGCGAAAAAGCGCATCACCTGCTGCATACGCACTACTTCAAGCGTCAGCAGCTGTAA
- a CDS encoding nitroreductase family protein codes for MLLSLLKKRRSVRKYQPRPIEKEKIDILVETLLRSPSSRNLNPWQFVFVTEPGLLAKLARSKEHGAAFLKGAALAVVVCADPQRCDVWIEDCSIAAANLQLVAEEMGLGSCWVQIRLRQHSSRSAAEDYIKELLQIPEDLVVESIISLGYPDESKPAHSAESLQHDKIFFNIYGQN; via the coding sequence ATGTTACTGTCTTTACTTAAAAAACGACGCAGCGTAAGGAAATACCAGCCACGCCCCATAGAAAAAGAGAAGATCGACATTCTTGTCGAAACCCTGCTGCGATCTCCCTCCTCCAGAAATCTCAATCCCTGGCAGTTCGTTTTCGTCACGGAACCAGGGCTGCTCGCAAAACTCGCTCGAAGCAAAGAACATGGAGCCGCCTTTCTTAAAGGTGCAGCTTTGGCCGTGGTTGTATGTGCCGATCCGCAACGCTGCGATGTATGGATTGAAGATTGCTCCATTGCTGCAGCCAATCTTCAGCTTGTAGCCGAAGAAATGGGTCTTGGAAGCTGCTGGGTGCAGATCAGGTTGCGACAACACAGCAGTCGCAGTGCAGCCGAGGATTATATAAAGGAATTGCTGCAGATACCCGAGGATCTTGTTGTGGAATCGATTATCAGCCTCGGCTATCCTGACGAATCCAAACCGGCCCATTCCGCCGAATCGCTTCAACATGACAAGATTTTCTTTAATATCTATGGCCAAAACTGA
- a CDS encoding antitoxin, with translation MKNQIDRDIFKKTITKWGDEAQYDQMIEECAELIAVLKHYKRGKVAEAEVIDELADVVLMAHQLMFMFGEESVSRAIDKKLDKLRGLLRTA, from the coding sequence ATGAAAAACCAAATCGACAGAGATATTTTCAAGAAGACCATAACCAAGTGGGGAGATGAAGCCCAGTATGACCAGATGATAGAAGAATGCGCTGAACTGATCGCCGTTCTCAAGCACTACAAACGGGGCAAGGTTGCTGAAGCGGAAGTCATCGATGAACTTGCCGACGTCGTTCTCATGGCGCATCAGCTTATGTTTATGTTCGGCGAGGAAAGCGTTTCTCGTGCCATTGATAAAAAACTTGATAAACTCCGCGGACTTCTCCGGACGGCCTGA
- the hydF gene encoding [FeFe] hydrogenase H-cluster maturation GTPase HydF, giving the protein MKATPKGMRLHIGLFGRRNVGKSSLLNALTRQNVSIVSNVAGTTTDAVEKPMEMLPIGPVLFIDTAGIDDVGALGEMRVQKTRQVFDRTDIGLIVAEAGRWDDFEDAILAELQQRQIPVVVVFNKTDIAQPDTGHLESLSQKDVPCVATAAEKGEGIIELRESLIRTVPEEFINPPSIVGDLVPSGEMAVLVVPIDMEAPKGRLILPQVQSIRDILDNDAYCMVVKERELRDALDRLKRPPALVVTDSQAFLKVAGDTPDDVLMTSFSILFARYKGDLSAYVRGTMAIENLVPGDRILIAESCSHHPIGEDIGRVKIPRWLQQYVGGKLEFVHVQGHDFPEDISSYKLVINCGSCMWNRREVLSRIMRCQEAGVPCSNYGLTIAYSLGIFERALKPFPAAEDIYREMSPVLSTPGY; this is encoded by the coding sequence ATGAAAGCTACACCGAAAGGAATGCGGTTGCACATCGGCTTGTTCGGCCGCCGCAACGTAGGTAAATCTTCATTACTCAATGCCTTGACCCGGCAAAATGTTTCTATCGTTTCCAACGTCGCCGGTACGACCACCGATGCCGTTGAAAAACCGATGGAAATGCTTCCCATCGGGCCGGTTTTGTTTATTGATACCGCCGGTATCGATGATGTCGGGGCCCTGGGTGAAATGCGCGTTCAGAAAACCCGGCAGGTTTTTGATCGAACCGACATCGGCTTGATTGTCGCCGAGGCGGGAAGGTGGGACGACTTTGAAGATGCCATCCTTGCTGAGCTTCAGCAACGGCAGATACCTGTCGTCGTTGTTTTTAACAAGACCGATATTGCACAACCGGACACAGGGCATCTGGAGAGTCTTTCGCAAAAGGACGTCCCGTGCGTTGCGACAGCAGCCGAAAAAGGCGAGGGTATCATAGAACTGCGTGAATCACTGATCCGCACGGTGCCTGAGGAATTCATCAATCCCCCGTCCATTGTGGGCGATTTGGTACCCTCCGGGGAGATGGCCGTGTTGGTGGTGCCCATCGATATGGAAGCGCCAAAGGGCCGTCTGATTCTCCCGCAGGTTCAGTCTATTCGGGATATCCTCGATAACGACGCTTATTGCATGGTGGTCAAGGAGAGGGAGTTGCGCGACGCTCTTGATCGTCTGAAACGTCCACCGGCTCTGGTGGTAACCGACTCTCAAGCCTTCCTGAAGGTTGCCGGAGACACCCCGGACGATGTGCTCATGACTTCTTTTTCCATACTTTTTGCGCGATATAAAGGGGATTTGTCTGCTTACGTACGGGGTACCATGGCTATTGAAAACTTGGTCCCCGGGGATCGCATATTGATTGCCGAATCATGCAGTCACCATCCCATCGGGGAAGATATCGGTCGGGTTAAAATACCACGCTGGCTGCAGCAATATGTCGGTGGCAAGCTGGAGTTCGTCCATGTTCAGGGACACGATTTCCCCGAAGACATATCGTCCTATAAATTGGTTATCAATTGCGGATCTTGCATGTGGAACCGGCGCGAAGTCCTTTCCCGTATCATGCGTTGCCAGGAAGCTGGCGTACCATGCAGCAACTATGGCCTGACGATTGCCTACTCACTGGGCATCTTCGAGCGAGCTCTCAAGCCTTTCCCTGCGGCTGAAGATATTTATCGGGAAATGAGCCCGGTATTATCGACTCCCGGCTATTGA
- the hydG gene encoding [FeFe] hydrogenase H-cluster radical SAM maturase HydG, whose amino-acid sequence MCALPSMELSKNAVDFIDENHLNALLAGKKPDATRIREIIAKSLAKEALSVEETAELVLTDDPALIEEIFAAARELKKTVYGNRIVLFAPLYIGNDCINDCTYCAFKRSNFDAIRRTLTPEEIGQQVVALEDKGHKRLILVFGEHPKYDADFIADTVKNVYSVKSGNGEIRRVNINAAPLDIEGYKKVKEAGIGTYQIFMETYHHDTYSMMHPGNTRKGNYLYRLDGLSRAFEAGCDDVGLGVLFGLYDWRFEVLSMVRHALYLQERYNVGPHTLSFPRLRPAQGVDFNEEYFVDDEDFKRIIAILRLAVPYTGLILTAREKPELRRELMSFGVSQIDAGSRIELGGYTEAGDAQVMEREQFSLGDIRSLDEVMCELISDGYVPSFCTSCYRSGRTGEHFMEFSIPGFIKRYCTPNALLTLEEYLVDYASEETRAVGEKLIAEELAKMEDGEMKNRTLKQLEEIKDRNVRDIYF is encoded by the coding sequence ATGTGTGCTTTACCATCCATGGAACTCAGTAAAAACGCCGTCGATTTTATCGATGAGAACCACCTCAATGCGCTTTTGGCCGGCAAGAAACCGGATGCCACTCGGATTCGCGAAATTATTGCCAAAAGTCTGGCTAAAGAAGCGCTTTCCGTTGAGGAAACGGCTGAACTTGTTCTGACCGACGATCCTGCGCTGATTGAGGAAATATTTGCCGCAGCCCGGGAACTTAAAAAAACCGTTTACGGTAATCGTATCGTTCTGTTTGCGCCTTTATATATCGGCAATGACTGTATTAATGATTGCACCTATTGTGCATTTAAGCGGTCGAATTTTGATGCGATACGGCGCACTTTGACTCCCGAGGAAATAGGTCAGCAGGTCGTTGCCCTTGAGGATAAGGGACACAAACGTCTGATACTGGTATTCGGAGAACATCCCAAATACGATGCCGATTTTATTGCGGATACGGTAAAAAATGTTTATTCCGTCAAATCCGGAAACGGGGAGATTCGCCGCGTAAATATCAATGCTGCGCCTCTCGATATCGAAGGCTATAAAAAGGTCAAAGAGGCAGGGATCGGCACGTACCAGATTTTCATGGAAACCTATCATCACGATACCTATTCCATGATGCATCCCGGCAATACCCGAAAAGGAAATTACCTTTATCGACTTGACGGTCTGAGTCGTGCATTTGAAGCCGGTTGCGACGACGTCGGGCTCGGTGTTCTTTTCGGTTTATATGACTGGCGTTTCGAAGTGCTTAGCATGGTTCGTCATGCATTGTATCTTCAGGAGCGGTACAATGTCGGCCCTCACACATTGAGTTTCCCCAGGCTCCGTCCTGCTCAAGGGGTTGACTTCAACGAAGAGTATTTCGTCGACGACGAGGACTTCAAGCGTATTATAGCTATCTTGCGACTTGCGGTACCCTATACGGGGCTGATTCTCACCGCCCGCGAAAAACCTGAACTGCGCAGAGAGCTGATGTCCTTCGGTGTTTCTCAAATCGATGCCGGCAGCCGTATCGAACTCGGCGGATACACCGAAGCGGGAGATGCCCAGGTTATGGAACGGGAACAGTTCAGCCTTGGCGATATTCGTTCCCTGGATGAGGTTATGTGCGAGTTGATTAGCGATGGTTATGTTCCCAGTTTCTGTACCTCCTGTTATCGCAGCGGTCGCACAGGCGAACATTTTATGGAGTTCAGTATCCCCGGTTTCATCAAGCGTTACTGTACCCCCAATGCGTTGTTGACCCTGGAAGAGTACCTGGTCGATTATGCCTCCGAGGAAACACGGGCTGTCGGTGAAAAACTTATTGCCGAAGAACTTGCCAAAATGGAAGATGGCGAGATGAAAAACCGTACTCTTAAACAACTGGAAGAAATCAAGGACCGCAACGTTCGCGATATCTATTTTTGA
- the hydE gene encoding [FeFe] hydrogenase H-cluster radical SAM maturase HydE has protein sequence MNYQDIIRWLKCPPGPEVYPLRDRADQIRQQYVGDAVHLRGLVELSNICSRNCLYCGIRRDNQAITRYRLTADEVLDCARKAVDFGFGTLVLQGGEDPGLSKDFIGELISLIKSETNLAVTLSLGERKVDEWAAWREAGADRYLLRFETSNSQLFNYIHPPRDGHAPCDRISMLKTLQSLGYETGSGVMIGIPGQTYEDLARDIELFGELSLDMIGVGPFIPHPQTPLGAGQVSDAGIDQVPGSVEMGLRVLALARIVCPGANIPSTTAFATLDRQAGREMGLCWGANVVMPNLTPLQYRKLYEIYPSKAASTETAEESRDAAFRQIEHLGRTPGSGRGDSPHHLQQTTTSKRKEG, from the coding sequence ATGAATTATCAGGACATCATCCGCTGGTTAAAATGTCCGCCCGGACCTGAGGTTTATCCGCTAAGGGATAGGGCCGACCAGATTCGACAGCAATATGTTGGTGATGCCGTACACCTGCGGGGTTTGGTCGAACTTTCCAATATATGCAGTCGTAATTGTCTTTACTGCGGCATCCGTAGGGACAATCAGGCCATTACACGCTACCGTCTTACCGCTGATGAAGTACTTGATTGTGCACGCAAGGCTGTGGATTTCGGCTTCGGAACCCTTGTTTTGCAAGGCGGTGAAGATCCCGGCTTATCCAAAGATTTCATCGGGGAACTGATTTCTCTTATAAAATCAGAAACGAATCTTGCCGTCACATTGAGTCTCGGAGAGCGCAAGGTCGATGAGTGGGCGGCCTGGAGGGAAGCCGGTGCCGATCGTTATTTGCTGCGCTTTGAAACCTCCAACAGTCAATTGTTCAATTACATCCATCCGCCGCGCGACGGTCATGCGCCATGTGATCGGATTTCCATGCTGAAAACGCTGCAATCGTTAGGTTATGAAACCGGCAGTGGCGTCATGATCGGTATTCCCGGGCAGACCTATGAAGATCTGGCTCGCGATATAGAGTTATTTGGGGAATTGTCTCTTGATATGATCGGCGTAGGTCCCTTTATCCCCCATCCTCAAACACCATTGGGTGCCGGGCAGGTTTCCGACGCGGGTATCGATCAGGTGCCAGGCAGCGTTGAAATGGGGTTAAGGGTTCTGGCTTTGGCGCGCATCGTTTGTCCAGGGGCCAATATCCCCAGTACCACTGCTTTTGCTACCCTGGATCGTCAGGCCGGACGTGAGATGGGCCTCTGTTGGGGGGCCAACGTCGTTATGCCTAACCTGACGCCCTTGCAGTATCGTAAGTTATACGAAATTTATCCCAGCAAGGCCGCTTCCACGGAAACGGCGGAAGAGAGCCGGGATGCAGCATTCAGGCAAATAGAGCATCTCGGCAGGACTCCGGGAAGCGGGCGGGGTGACTCGCCGCATCATCTTCAACAAACCACAACATCCAAGCGGAAAGAGGGCTGA